GAAAACGGGCAGGCCGAGGAAACGATTGAGGACAATTTTATCAATCGCGGCGGTAAAGCGGCTCGGTTCTGCCGTTAACGCGTTGCTGACCACGTCGCAAATGGCCGCGATGGCCTGATAGCGCGCATCCGCGATATGCAGAGCCGGGTCGTCGAGTTCGTCGTTGAGACGCGCCAGCGCAACGTCCAGCTTATCCGCCGCGTTGCCTGCATAGGCGCGGCTGTAAATATCGCCTTCCAGCATCTGCAGGCCGAGCCACTGGCGCTGGCGGGCGGGCAGGGTGCCGTCCATTGCCTGTGCCAGGGCGCTGGCTTCGCGCAGCAGCGGCCGGGCGTAATGCACCAGCTCAACGTCGCTGTTTCCGGTATGACGGTCAATCGCCAGCTTCAGGGCATCAATGCCGCGAGCGCGGGTCGAAACCAGCGGCACCACCGGGCAGCCCAGACGGGCGGAGAGCGCGTCGATATCAATACGCAGATTCTGCTTTTCCGCAATGTCGAGCATGTTGAGCGCGACGATGCAGGGAATGCCCAGCTCAAGCAGCTGCAGCGTCAGGTAGAGGTTACGCTCCAGGTTGGAGGCGTCCACGACGTTAATCAGTAAGTCTGCATCGCCGCTCAAAATATAGTGGCAGGCGATCTGCTCATCGAGCGAGGTTTGCGAAGAGATGGTGGTTAACGAATAGGTGCCGGGCAGGTCAACTAACGTTACCTGATTATCCGTGGTCGTGAATTGACCCTCTTTTCGTTCTACCGTTACGCCTGCCCAGTTCCCCACGCGCTGACGTGCGCCGGTAAGCTGGTTAAATAAGGTTGTCTTGCCGGAATTAGGATTGCCAATTAAGCCAATAGTTAATTTTTTCATTGTAATAGACTCACTGAAACCGCTGGCGTGTTATCGGGATAAGGATTCGACTTCAATTAATGCGAGGTCTTTTTTACGCAATACCAGATTGACGCGTCGGGTTTCGATATGAACGGGATCGCCCAGGGGCGCAACGCGTACGACCTGGAATGACGAGCCGGGGAGCATGCCCAACGACAGCAGCTTCTGCCGATAGGCCGGGCTAATTTCACGGGTAAAACCGGTAATTTTCCATGCACTGTCTGGTGTAAATTGCATAATGCCTGATTCCACGGAAGGTTAAATAATCTACTACAGGATGATAATGAGAATAGTTTTTATCAGCAATAATAAAAATGTGACGGGATGTTGTCGGCGCAATTAATTTCGCGCCAGTTTGACCTTGCTCAATATTAGTGATTTTAAGAAATGAAGCGCAAAAGGGTTATTTGTTAAAGATGTGATAAATAGTGGTGTATATACGGATATACAACCGGTTTCATATTTTTGATAAATGAGTGAGGACTTAATTATTTAATTTTCTGCGATCTGTATGCCGGGCGGCACTGCGTTTGCCCGGCCTACAAAAACTCATGCCCGGTAAACGTCGCGCCACCGGGCGTTTAGTCACTTAGCGCTTCTTACCCATTGCCGCCGCCAGCGCATCCATCATCGCGCTGTTGCCAGCCGGTTGTGCCTCGCGTCCGCGTGGTTTTGCCGCTTTGGTCGCCGGGCGCTGCTGTTCGCGGCCACCGCCGTTGCTGCCACGGCGCGCGTTGGTTTCGCCAGGTTGCTCGTCCAGACGCATGGTCAGGGCGATACGCTTGCGCTGCAGATCCACTTCCAGCACCTTCACCTTCACGATGTCGCCCGCTTTGACCACGGTGTGCGGATCTTCCACGAACTTGTCGGCGAGGGAGGAGATATGGACCAGGCCATCCTGATGCACACCGATATCGACAAACGCACCAAAGTTGGTGACGTTAGTCACTGCGCCTTCCAGCACCATGCCCGGCAGCAGGTCGTTCATGGTTTCGACGCCGTCAGCAAAGGTGGCGGTTTTAAACTCAGGACGCGGATCGCGGCCCGGCTTTTCCAGCTCTTTGATGATGTCCGTCACGGTCGGCACGCCGAACTGTTCGTCGGTGAAATCGACCGCTTTCAGATTACGCAGCGCGCTGTTATCGCCCATCAGATCTTTCAGCGCCTGCTGGGTGGCCGCCAGAATACGTTCCACGACAGGATAGGCTTCCGGGTGAACGGTGGACGCATCCAGCGGGTTGTCGCCATGGTTGATACGCAGGAAGCCCGCGCACTGCTCAAAGGCTTTCGGCCCCAGACGGCTCACCTTCAGGAGCTGCTGGCGGTTCTTGAACTGACCGTTCTCGTCGCGCCAGGCCACAATGTTCTGCGCCATCATGCGGGTTAAGCCCGCTACGCGCGTCAGCAGGGGAACGGAAGCGGTGTTGAGGTCTACGCCGACGGCGTTAACACAGTCTTCTACTACCGCATCCAGCTTGCGTGCCAGCTGCGTCTGGCTCACGTCGTGTTGATACTGGCCCACGCCGATGGATTTCGGGTCTATCTTCACCAGCTCCGCCAGCGGATCCTGCAGACGGCGGGCAATTGAGACGGCACCGCGCAGTGAAACGTCGAGATCCGGGAACTCCTGCGCCGCCAGTTCGGACGCGGAATAAACGGACGCGCCCGCTTCGCTGACGATGACCTTCTGCGCCGTGACTTTCGGGAACTGCTTCTGTACATCCAGGTAGAAACGCTCGGTTTCGCGTGACGCGGTGCCGTTACCGATGGCAACCAGCTCAACGTTGTACTTCTCGCAAAGCGCCGCTACCGCAACAGCCGCTTTGGCTGCCTGGCCGGTATGCGGATAGATGGTGTCGGTCGCGACCAGCTTGCCGGTCCCGTCAACCACCGCCACTTTCACGCCGGTACGCAGGCCCGGATCGAGGCCCATGGTCGCGCGCAGGCCCGCCGGCGCGGCCATCAGCAGGTCGTGCAGGTTACGGGCAAAGACGTTGATCGCCTCGTCTTCCGCACGCTCGCGCACGGTACCCATCAGCTCGGTTTCGAGGTGCATCAGCACCTTAATGCGCCACGTCCAGCTCACCACGCCTTTACGCCAGGCATCTGCCGGGGCGTTGTTCAGGCGCAGGCCGAGGTGGTCGATGATGATCTGCTCGCAGTGGCTCTCTTTTGGCGGCTCGTCGAACTGAGGGTCGGCATTCAGGGAGAGCTGCAATACGCCTTCGTTGCGGCCGCGGAACATGGCCAGCGCGCGGTGCGACGGCGCGGTAGAAATCGGTTCGTGATGGTCGAAGTAGTCGCGAAACTTCGCGCCTTCCTCCTCTTTACCGCTGACAACGGTCGAGACGATGTGGGCATTCTTCCACAGATAATCACGCACTTTGGCGAGCAGCGCCGCGTCTTCAGAGAAGCGCTCCATCAGAATATAGCGTGCGCCATCGAGCGCAGCCTTGGTGTCCGCCACGCCTTTATCGGCGTCGATAAATTTCGCGGCTTCGGTGTCCGGATCGTGAGAGGGGTCGTTCCACAGCAGATCGGCCAGCGGCTCAAGACCTGCTTCGATCGCAATCTGCCCGCGCGTGCGGCGCTTCGGTTTGTACGGTAGATAGAGATCTTCTAATTCGGTTTTGCTGAGGGTGCCGTTAATGGCTTTTTCCAGATCGCTGGTCAGTTTGCCCTGCTCGCCGATGGATTTCAGGATGGCCTGACGTCGGTCTTCCAGCTCGCGCAGGTAGCCCAGGCGGGTCTCCAGATTACGCAGCTGTGTGTCATCCAGACCACCGGTGACTTCCTTACGATAACGTGCAATAAACGGCACGGTGTTCCCTTCATCAAGCAGGCGAACGGCAGCTTCTACCTGTTCGGCTCTGGCCTGAATATCACCCGCAATAATGCGGCAGAGCGACTCTTTCATCATGGCTTTATCATCTGTTGGGTCGAAAAATCAGGGGATAGTTATACGGGCTGACACGAAAAAATGCCAGCCGCGGAGGGCGCTCTCGGACTATTTAACGTACTCGATTTCGTTCACGTACCAGCTCGCTTCCCCGCCAGGGGTCTGGACAACGGCTAAATCGCCCACTTCCTTTTTCAGCAGGGCGCGGGCCATGGGGGAATCGATGGAGATGTAATCCTTACGACCAAAAATTTCATCGTAGCCGACAATCCGAAAACGCAGGGTATCGCCGTCGTCATTCTCTATTTCCACCCACGCGCCAAAGAACACTTTGCCCTCCTGCTGCGGGGAGTAATCGACGATTTTGAGGTGTTCGAGGCATTTCGTCAGGTAGCGTACGCGGCGGTCGATTTCGCGCAGCCGCTTTTTGTTGTACTGGTAGTCAGCATTTTCGCTGCGATCGCCCAGGCTCGCAGCCCAGGTGACTTTTTTGGTCACTTCCGGACGCTCTTCGCGCCACAGGTAATCCATCTCTTTTTTGAGCTTCTCGTACCCTTCGCGGGTGATCAGGGGCGTTTTCATGGTGTGACCTTCTGACTCGACATCGTTGCAAACCTTTCGCACATTACGTATCACATAAAATAACAGACAGTGTAAATAAGGGGTTATGTGATGATGTGTGCAGATAAGCTGCTGTTAAATATGCTTTGTAACAATTTCGACTAGAATTTATACCAGAATTCGCTGGTCGAATACGTGCACTTTTTTAGAATACGCTGTTATTAAACGATCCGAACCTTTGGGAGTACACATAATGCAAGAGAACTATAAAATTCTGGTCGTGGATGACGACATGCGCCTGCGCGCGCTGCTCGAACGTTATCTGACCGAGCAGGGCTTCCAGGTTCGTAGCGTGGCGAACGCCGAGCAGATGGACCGTCTGCTGACTCGCGAATCCTTCCACCTGATGGTCCTCGACCTGATGCTGCCGGGCGAAGACGGCCTCTCTATTTGCCGCCGCCTGCGTAGCCAGAGCAACCCGATGCCGATCATCATGGTGACGGCGAAGGGCGAAGAAGTTGACCGTATCGTGGGCCTGGAGATCGGCGCTGACGACTACATTCCAAAACCGTTCAACCCGCGCGAGCTGCTGGCCCGTATCCGCGCCGTGCTGCGCCGTCAGGCGAACGAACTGCCTGGCGCACCGTCGCAGGAAGAGGCGGTTATCGCCTTCGGCAAGTTTAAGCTGAACCTCGGTACCCGCGAGATGTTCCGTGAAGACGAGCCAATGCCGCTGACCAGCGGTGAGTTTGCCGTCCTGAAAGCGCTGGTGAGCCACCCGCGTGAGCCGCTCTCCCGCGATAAGCTGATGAACCTGGCGCGTGGCCGCGAATACTCCGCAATGGAACGTTCCATCGACGTGCAGATCTCCCGTCTGCGCCGCATGGTGGAAGAAGATCCGGCGCATCCTCGTTACATTCAGACCGTATGGGGTCTGGGCTACGTCTTTGTCCCGGACGGCGCTAAAGCATGAGGCGAATGCGCTTCTCACCGCGAAGCTCGTTTGCCCGCACTCTGCTCCTGATTGTCACCTTGCTGTTTGTCAGCCTGGTGACAACCTACCTGGTGGTGCTGAACTTTGCGATCCTGCCGAGCCTCCAGCAGTTTAATAAGGTTCTGGCGTACGAAGTCCGTATGCTGATGACCGATAAACTGCAGCTGGAGGACGGCACGCAGTTAGTTGTCCCTCCGGCGTTTCGCCGTGAAATCTACCGTGAACTGGGTATTTCGCTTTACTCGAATGAGGCGGCGGAAGACGCGGGTCTGCGCTGGGCGCAGCACTATGAATTCCTCAGCCAGCAAATGGCGCAGCAGCTGGGTGGCCCAACCGAAGTGCGCGTTGAGGTCAACAAAAGCTCGCCCGTCGTCTGGCTGAAAACCTGGCTGTCACCCAACATCTGGGTGCGCGTCCCGCTGACTGAAATCCATCAGGGCGACTTCTCTCCGCTGTTCCGCTATACCCTTGCGATCATGCTGCTGGCGATAGGGGGCGCGTGGCTGTTTATCCGTATACAGAACCGACCGCTGGTCGACCTGGAGCACGCGGCGCTGCAGGTCGGTAAAGGGATTATTCCACCGCCGCTGCGCGAGTATGGTGCGTCGGAGGTGCGTTCGGTGACGCGCGCCTTTAACCACATGGCGGCAGGCGTGAAGCAGCTGGCGGACGACCGCACGCTGCTGATGGCGGGTGTGAGCCATGACCTGCGTACTCCGTTGACGCGTATTCGTCTGGCAACCGAGATGATGGGCGAGCAGGACGGGTATCTCGCCGAGTCCATCAACAAGGACATCGAAGAGTGTAATGCCATTATCGAGCAGTTCATTGACTACCTGCGCACCGGGCAGGAGATGCCAATGGAAATGGCCGACCTGAACGCAGTACTGGGTGAAGTGGTGGCCGCCGAGAGCGGTTACGAGCGTGAAATTGATACCGACCTCCAGGCGGGCGAGATTCAGGTGCGTATGCATCCTCTCTCTATCAAGCGTGCGGTCGCCAATATGGTGGTTAACGCGGCGCGATACGGCAACGGGTGGATCAAGGTCAGCAGCGGCTCAGAACTTAACCGCGCGTGGTTCCAGGTGGAAGACGATGGTCCGGGCATTAAGCCTGAGCAGCGTAAACACCTGTTCCAGCCGTTTGTACGCGGCGACAGTGCGCGCAGTACCAGCGGAACGGGTTTAGGCCTCGCGATTGTGCAGCGTATTGTCGATAACCATAACGGGTTGCTGGAGATTGGCACCAGCGAGCGGGGCGGTTTGAGCATTCGCGCCTGGCTACCGGTGCCGGTAACGCGTGGGCAGGTGAAAGAGAGTTAAAAAAGGGTGGCATCTGCCACCCTTTTTTTGTAGGTCGGGTAAGGCGATGCCGCCACCCGACAAAAATACGACCTCTGCGGTCTGATGCCCTCACCCTGGCCCTCTCCCACGGGGAGAGGGAGATGGGTTACAGCTTTGGTCCCGCACTCACCAGCGCAACGCCCGCCGGGGTGTCGGTATACTTCTCAAAGTTCTCAATAAACAGCTTCGCCAGCGATTCCGCCTTCTCACGCCACTGCTCCGGTGAGCCGTAGGTATTGCGCGGGTCGAGAATACGCGTCTCCACGCCCGGCAACTCCGTCGGGATCGCCAGATCAAACATCGGCAGCGTGAAGGTTTCGGCGTTATCCAGCGAACCATCCAGAATGGCGTCGATAATGGCGCGGGTATCTTTGATAGAGATACGTTTGCCGGTGCCGTTCCAGCCGGTGTTCACCAGATACGCCTGCGCGCCGACGGCCTGCATGCGTTTCACCAGCACTTCAGCGTACTGTGTCGGGTGCAGCGACAGGAACGCCGCGCCGAAGCAGGCGGAGAAGGTTGGCGTTGGCTCCGTTACGCCACGCTCGGTCCCCGCCAGTTTAGCGGTAAAGCCGGAGAGGAAGTGGTACTGCGTCTGGCTGGCCGTCAGGCGAGAAACTGGCGGCAACACGCCGAACGCATCAGCCGTCAGGAAAATCACCTTCGTCGCGTGACCCGCTTTTGACACCGGCTTAACGATATTGTCGATGTGATAGATCGGGTAAGAGACGCGGGTGTTCTCGGTTTTCGAGGCGTCGTCGAAGTCGATGGAGCCATCGGCACGCACGGTGACGTTTTCCAGCAGCGCATCGCGACGGATGGCGTGGTAAATATCCGGCTCCGCCTCTTCAGACAGGCGAATGGTCTTCGCGTAGCAGCCGCCTTCAAAGTTAAACACGCCGTCATCATCCCAACCGTGTTCGTCGTCGCCAATCAGGCGGCGTTTCGGATCGGTGGAGAGGGTGGTTTTACCGGTGCCGGACAGGCCGAAGAATACCGCCACATCGCCTTTCTCCCCAACGTTTGCCGAGCAGTGCATTGAGGCAATACCGCGCAGCGGCAGCAGGTAGTTCATCACCGAGAACATCCCTTTCTTCATTTCGCCGCCGTACCAGGTCCCGCCGATCAGCTGGATGCGCTCGGTCAGGTTGAAGGCGATGAAGTTTTCGGAGTTCAGGCCCTGCTCTTTCCACTGTGGGTTAGTGCATTTCGCGCCGTTCATCACGATGAAGTCAGGGGTGAAATCGTGCAGCTCTTCGTCGGTTGGGCGAATAAACATGTTCTTCACGAAATGCGCCTGCCAGGCCACTTCGGTGATAAAACGCACGGAGAGACGGGTGTCGGCGTTCGCGCCGCAGAAAGCATCGACAATAAACAGACGCTTGCCGGAAAGTTGATGGGTGACGAGCCCTTTCAGATGCTGCCAGGTTTCCGGGGAGAGCGGTTTGTTATCGTTCTTCCCTTTGCCTTTATCAGCCCACCACAGCGTATCGCGGGTGGTTTCGTCTCGGACGATATACTTATCTTTCGGCGAACGACCGGTAAAAATACCGGTATCGACGGCGATAGCACCAAGGTTCGTCAACACACCTCGCTCGTATCCTTCCAGTGCTGGATTGAGCTCTTCCTGATACAACGTATCGTAATCGGGGTTGTAGACGACTTCCTGGACGTCGTGAATACCATAAGCCTTGAGATCTTGCGGGGTTAAACCAGTAACACGCATATCACTGCTCCTTAGCCAATATGTACTGCCTGAAATTGTAGGGTTTTTCTGGGGTTGTTAACCGCGACGGGGCTCATAGATTTACGTATCTGGACAAAACCCTTGCTAACGGAAAACGCTGCGACTCCAGTCACAGGGCAGGCGGATTATCGCAGGAATCGCTTTTTGGGTGGGGAAAATGTTCCTAAAAGGTTAAATGCTGGTGATTTTAACGGAGAGAATGTGAATGTAATCGCATACATGTTGGAAAATTACGTAAGAGTTACAGTGCTAAAAACGATTCACATCGCCTGCGGCAGTGCAGATTTCTGACTATGTTGAGGGCGCCTGTCCTGAAACAATACGCTTTTCGTGAAAAAGGGATGAGAAATGGAAAACAGTGAGACGCTGTCGCTCCCGGCGCGTGGTGCCGTGGTACTTGCCGGCGCATTGCAGGGAGCGCTGTGCTACGCGGTGACCTGGTACATCGACTATGCCAGCTTGCCGTCCAACACGCTGTGGCTGCTGTGCCTGATACCCGCCACGGTGGTGATGACCACCACGCTGGCGCTTTCGGTCACGTCGCTCAACGCCCGTTTTTTATGGCTGGCGTTAGGGGGGCTCGGCGCTGTCGTGGCGGGCATGGGAGCCTGGCTTAAAGGGTCCTTGTCGGGGCTTGGGCAGTGGGACGTGAGGGAGACGCTGCTCTTTTTTGGCTTTCATCTCCTGCTGATGACGCTGTTTATCCTGCCCTGGATCCAACGGCGTCTTGCGCCAGAAGGGGCCTTTTACAGCGATTTCTATGCCAGAAACTGGCAGAACGCGCTGACGATAGCCATCGTTTTTGTCTCTAACGGCCTGTTCTGGCTGGTGCTTTTCCTGTGGGCTGAACTCTTTAAGCTCATCGGCATCGCATTTTTCGAACGGCTTTTCTTTGATACGGCCTGGTTTATTAGCCTCTCATTCGGCATCGTTTCGGCGAGTGCGGCCGTGCTGGCCCGTGTGCAGGTGCGGCTCATCGCCGCATTGCAGCATCTGCTCACGCTTATCGCCACCGGCCTGCTGCCGTTGACGGCGGCGCTGGCGTTGCTCTTTATCGGCGCATTGCCTTTCGTGGGCCTGGATACCATTTCAACCCGCATCTCCGCAGCGGGCCTGCTCACGACGCTGGCGTTACTGTTGCTGCTTCTGGTGACGGTCGTCTGGCATCCGCAGCGCCGCACGTTGCCTTACTACTCTGCACTGAACGCTTTGGTTCGCCTGGCGGTGATCGTTGTGCCGGTTTATCCCGTTCTGGCCGCATGGGCACTCTGGCTGCGCATTTCACAGTACGGCTGGTCGCCCGATCGCCTGTACGGCACGTTGGTCACTATGGTGGCGCTGGTGTGGGCGGTCGGTTTTTGCGTCAGCGTCCTTTTCTACCGTCGTGAATCGCAGAGGCTCCAGGCGTACGTCACGCCAGCGACAGGGTTGCTCTCACTGCTCTTTCTGATGTTGATCCACACCCCCGTGCTCGACCCGTGGCGCATTAGCGTGAACAGCCATATGGCGCGCTACAAGGAAGGGCGGATCTCGGCAGATCAGATAAGCCTGTATATGCTCAGCCACAGCGGGCGTAAGGGACGAGAGGCGCTGGAAATGCTGCAAAACGATCCGCAGTTTATTTCAAACCCTAAGCGCCAGCGCGAGCTTAATGGTCTTCTCTCTGGAAACCGTGGCGGGGCGGAGAAAATGACCGCCGCGATGCTGGAAAAGCAGGTCCAGCTCGCGCCGGGAATGGCCCGTCCTGACAAAGGATTATGGCAAGCCATGCTCAGCAATCAGTATCGCTTTGAGAGCTGTGATAGCGCCCAGGGTAACTGTTTGCTCATGTCGCTCGATCTCAACGGAGACGGCAAACCGGAAGCGGTACTGTATCAATTCACCGATCGCACTATCGCGGCTTACACACAAACAGACACGGGCTGGAGGATAGCCGGAGATGCGTGGAAAATGCCGGAGGCATTGACCAGAGAAGAACTCGACCGCGCATTACGGCAGGGGAGGGTGAAATCTATCGTGAAACCCTGGGCGGATATTGAGATTTTCGGGGAGCGTGTCGACATGAGTTACGACAGTTACAACAACGCGCAGTGGCGCTAACGCACTTTCTTGCCGGGTCTTGCCGGGTGGCGCTACGCTTACCCGGCCTACAATGAGCAATCATATCAAGAGATTGCACAATTATTTGTAGGCCCGTGCAAGCATAGCGCCGTCGGGCAACAGACTCAGAGCTTAGTGAACCTGCGGATCCGCCGGAGAGGCGTTATTGCGGATTTCCGCAATATCCATCGAATTGAACACGTAATGCGTGCCGCAGTAGTCACAGTGCATGTCGATTTCGCCGTCTTCCGCCATGATGCTGTCGATCTCTTCATCTGGCAGGGTTTTCAGCGCGCCCGCACAACGTTCGCGGGAGCAGGTGCACTTAAACTCAACCGCCTGCGGATCGTAAACCGTCACTTCTTCTTCGTGATACAGACGCCACAGCACGTCGGTCGCTGACAGGGTAAACAGCTCCTCCGCTTTGATGGTTTCCGTCAGCGTCGCCAGGTGCTCGAAATCGTTGGTCTGCGCGTCCTGAGCAGGCAGAACCTGCAGCAGCATACCGCCAGCCGCCGGCTGGCCGTCCACTTCACCGGTGCGGATGAACAGACGGGTAGGCAGCTGTTCAGAACGCATGAAGTAATCTTCCAGACAGGCGGCCAGGGTATCGCCTTCCAGGCCGACAACGCCCTGATAGCGCTCGCCTTCTTCTGGTGAAATGGTGATGACCAGGTAGCCATTACCCACCAGCGTTTTGAGGTCTGCGTTTTCAGGTACGTCGCCCTGAACGCGCGCCACGCCGCGCATCTGCTGCTGGTTGTTGCCGTTGATCACCGCCAGCGTCATCGGGCCATCGCCCTGCAGCTGCACGGTGATATCGCCTGCGAATTTCAGCGTGGCGGTCAGCAGGCTGGTGGCAACCAGCAGTTCGCCCAACAGGTTTTTCACCGGCAGCGGGTAGTTGTGGTTTTCCAGAATCTGTTTCCAGGTTTCGGATACGGTGACCAGCTCGCCGCGCACGGCGAATTGTTCAAACAGATAGCGGTGTAATTGGTCGTGTTGGGCCATTTTCATCTCTCGTGCAGGTGAGGTTATTCGCTCTCACCGTGTTTAAATTTCATCAGATCGCGGCGCTCTTTCTTATCCGGTCGCCGGTCCGGGTGTGGCATCGTCAGCGCGTTCATTTTGCGCGCCAGCGCGGTTTTCTCGCGCTTCTCAATGCTTTCTGCCGTCTCTTCATAAAGCAAAACGGCTTCGGTTGCGGGGCGCCGCTGCTCGGTGATGGCTTTCACCACCACCGTTTTTTCATCGTTGCCCTGGCGAAGCGTCAGGGTGGCATTCAGTTCAACCAGCTTGCTCGGTTTGCTGCGCTGGCCGTTGTAATGCACTTTGCCGCCGTCAACCATTTCACGGGCAAGGGCTCGCGTTTTATAAAAACGGGCAGCCCACAGCCATTTATCCAGTCTTACCCCATCAACGGGCTTTTCTTTCATGGCGTCTCCTTCACGGTGAGTGAGGGGATCATCCGGCGATAATCGTTCAGCCCCGGATGCCGCACGTAGCTTTTCTCGGCCAGGCCAGAATCAGGATTGGTCACGCCCAGGCAGTAGCGGATCCCGAACGTGGCGGCCGCATCCAGAATCGGCTCACTGTCATCAATGAACAGGGTTCGCTCCGGCTGTAAACCGGTCTCTTCCGCTACCGCATGCCACAAACGCTGATCCTCTTTCGGATAACCAAATGTGTGGGTGGAAAGTAATAAATCAAGGTGCGCAGCAAGACCGGTGTGTTCCAGCTTCACGGCCAGGTTATGAGGATGCGCGTTGGTCAGCAAAATACGGCGCTTGCCGCTTGCTTTCAGGGCATCCAGGAACGGCACCGTGTCTTCACGCAAGACGGCGCGCGGCCCCTGCGTCGTCGTCATGGCGCAAATATCCAGGCCGAGGCGCTCGCTCCAGTAATCAAGACAGTACCAGTTTAGCGTATGC
This region of Enterobacter cancerogenus genomic DNA includes:
- the feoA gene encoding ferrous iron transporter A, which gives rise to MQFTPDSAWKITGFTREISPAYRQKLLSLGMLPGSSFQVVRVAPLGDPVHIETRRVNLVLRKKDLALIEVESLSR
- a CDS encoding Tex family protein, giving the protein MMKESLCRIIAGDIQARAEQVEAAVRLLDEGNTVPFIARYRKEVTGGLDDTQLRNLETRLGYLRELEDRRQAILKSIGEQGKLTSDLEKAINGTLSKTELEDLYLPYKPKRRTRGQIAIEAGLEPLADLLWNDPSHDPDTEAAKFIDADKGVADTKAALDGARYILMERFSEDAALLAKVRDYLWKNAHIVSTVVSGKEEEGAKFRDYFDHHEPISTAPSHRALAMFRGRNEGVLQLSLNADPQFDEPPKESHCEQIIIDHLGLRLNNAPADAWRKGVVSWTWRIKVLMHLETELMGTVRERAEDEAINVFARNLHDLLMAAPAGLRATMGLDPGLRTGVKVAVVDGTGKLVATDTIYPHTGQAAKAAVAVAALCEKYNVELVAIGNGTASRETERFYLDVQKQFPKVTAQKVIVSEAGASVYSASELAAQEFPDLDVSLRGAVSIARRLQDPLAELVKIDPKSIGVGQYQHDVSQTQLARKLDAVVEDCVNAVGVDLNTASVPLLTRVAGLTRMMAQNIVAWRDENGQFKNRQQLLKVSRLGPKAFEQCAGFLRINHGDNPLDASTVHPEAYPVVERILAATQQALKDLMGDNSALRNLKAVDFTDEQFGVPTVTDIIKELEKPGRDPRPEFKTATFADGVETMNDLLPGMVLEGAVTNVTNFGAFVDIGVHQDGLVHISSLADKFVEDPHTVVKAGDIVKVKVLEVDLQRKRIALTMRLDEQPGETNARRGSNGGGREQQRPATKAAKPRGREAQPAGNSAMMDALAAAMGKKR
- the greB gene encoding transcription elongation factor GreB translates to MKTPLITREGYEKLKKEMDYLWREERPEVTKKVTWAASLGDRSENADYQYNKKRLREIDRRVRYLTKCLEHLKIVDYSPQQEGKVFFGAWVEIENDDGDTLRFRIVGYDEIFGRKDYISIDSPMARALLKKEVGDLAVVQTPGGEASWYVNEIEYVK
- the ompR gene encoding osmolarity response regulator transcription factor OmpR; this encodes MQENYKILVVDDDMRLRALLERYLTEQGFQVRSVANAEQMDRLLTRESFHLMVLDLMLPGEDGLSICRRLRSQSNPMPIIMVTAKGEEVDRIVGLEIGADDYIPKPFNPRELLARIRAVLRRQANELPGAPSQEEAVIAFGKFKLNLGTREMFREDEPMPLTSGEFAVLKALVSHPREPLSRDKLMNLARGREYSAMERSIDVQISRLRRMVEEDPAHPRYIQTVWGLGYVFVPDGAKA
- the envZ gene encoding two-component system sensor histidine kinase EnvZ, whose product is MRRMRFSPRSSFARTLLLIVTLLFVSLVTTYLVVLNFAILPSLQQFNKVLAYEVRMLMTDKLQLEDGTQLVVPPAFRREIYRELGISLYSNEAAEDAGLRWAQHYEFLSQQMAQQLGGPTEVRVEVNKSSPVVWLKTWLSPNIWVRVPLTEIHQGDFSPLFRYTLAIMLLAIGGAWLFIRIQNRPLVDLEHAALQVGKGIIPPPLREYGASEVRSVTRAFNHMAAGVKQLADDRTLLMAGVSHDLRTPLTRIRLATEMMGEQDGYLAESINKDIEECNAIIEQFIDYLRTGQEMPMEMADLNAVLGEVVAAESGYEREIDTDLQAGEIQVRMHPLSIKRAVANMVVNAARYGNGWIKVSSGSELNRAWFQVEDDGPGIKPEQRKHLFQPFVRGDSARSTSGTGLGLAIVQRIVDNHNGLLEIGTSERGGLSIRAWLPVPVTRGQVKES
- the pckA gene encoding phosphoenolpyruvate carboxykinase (ATP), coding for MRVTGLTPQDLKAYGIHDVQEVVYNPDYDTLYQEELNPALEGYERGVLTNLGAIAVDTGIFTGRSPKDKYIVRDETTRDTLWWADKGKGKNDNKPLSPETWQHLKGLVTHQLSGKRLFIVDAFCGANADTRLSVRFITEVAWQAHFVKNMFIRPTDEELHDFTPDFIVMNGAKCTNPQWKEQGLNSENFIAFNLTERIQLIGGTWYGGEMKKGMFSVMNYLLPLRGIASMHCSANVGEKGDVAVFFGLSGTGKTTLSTDPKRRLIGDDEHGWDDDGVFNFEGGCYAKTIRLSEEAEPDIYHAIRRDALLENVTVRADGSIDFDDASKTENTRVSYPIYHIDNIVKPVSKAGHATKVIFLTADAFGVLPPVSRLTASQTQYHFLSGFTAKLAGTERGVTEPTPTFSACFGAAFLSLHPTQYAEVLVKRMQAVGAQAYLVNTGWNGTGKRISIKDTRAIIDAILDGSLDNAETFTLPMFDLAIPTELPGVETRILDPRNTYGSPEQWREKAESLAKLFIENFEKYTDTPAGVALVSAGPKL
- a CDS encoding DUF4153 domain-containing protein, whose protein sequence is MENSETLSLPARGAVVLAGALQGALCYAVTWYIDYASLPSNTLWLLCLIPATVVMTTTLALSVTSLNARFLWLALGGLGAVVAGMGAWLKGSLSGLGQWDVRETLLFFGFHLLLMTLFILPWIQRRLAPEGAFYSDFYARNWQNALTIAIVFVSNGLFWLVLFLWAELFKLIGIAFFERLFFDTAWFISLSFGIVSASAAVLARVQVRLIAALQHLLTLIATGLLPLTAALALLFIGALPFVGLDTISTRISAAGLLTTLALLLLLLVTVVWHPQRRTLPYYSALNALVRLAVIVVPVYPVLAAWALWLRISQYGWSPDRLYGTLVTMVALVWAVGFCVSVLFYRRESQRLQAYVTPATGLLSLLFLMLIHTPVLDPWRISVNSHMARYKEGRISADQISLYMLSHSGRKGREALEMLQNDPQFISNPKRQRELNGLLSGNRGGAEKMTAAMLEKQVQLAPGMARPDKGLWQAMLSNQYRFESCDSAQGNCLLMSLDLNGDGKPEAVLYQFTDRTIAAYTQTDTGWRIAGDAWKMPEALTREELDRALRQGRVKSIVKPWADIEIFGERVDMSYDSYNNAQWR